The Coffea arabica cultivar ET-39 chromosome 8e, Coffea Arabica ET-39 HiFi, whole genome shotgun sequence genome window below encodes:
- the LOC140012639 gene encoding uncharacterized protein, translated as MNKFCEKFHFKQYNSSMYYTATNGLIEAFNKTLYNLLKKIVDKSKRDWHFRIGEALWAYRTTFRTPTQATPYTLVYGVEAVLPLECQIPSLRIAIQKGLSEEDNVRLHLEELEALDEKRLETQQ; from the coding sequence ATGAACAAGTTTTGCgaaaagtttcatttcaaacaatACAATTCGTCCATGTACTACACTGCCACAAATGGACTCATTGAAGCATTCAACAAGACCTTATATAATCTGTTGAAGAAAATTGTGGATAAATCGAAAAGGGATTGGCATTTTCGAATTGGAGAAGCACTTTGGGCATATCGAACTACTTTTCGAACTCCCACGCAAGCGACCCCATACACGCTTGTTTACGGTGTTGAAGCTGTTCTTCCACTTGAGTGTCAAATACCTTCGCTAAGAATTGCGATTCAAAAAGGGCTCAGTGAAGAAGATAATGTTCGTCTTCACCTTGAAGAGTTAGAAGCACTTGACGAAAAGAGATTGGAAACTCAACAATGA
- the LOC113704474 gene encoding uncharacterized protein, translating into MNRILIDGGSAVNIMSVRAMKELGISNDELSQSRLMIQGFNQGGQRVIGLIRFELLISELFSSALFHIIDTRTSYNMLLGRPWIHENEIIPSNLHQYFKYYRDGIVRKVTTDDKPFTEAETHFVDAKFYLQKETKGKESTREESQDSKVPILRYIPRSKREEGQTSFVRNDTLNVSLTKIEPVKSEKMTLQGFVCPKEEPAVEHYSLPTNRIQEGFDPNAYQLLAKTAYNPNEKNALDKLPPEVTGEKTYGLTPTQKMLKERGYNVENSSMGLGYQPSSPVRIMIKRASCNYVNEEMEVTSRKSYVFDRLKNKSKRTSVFDRLDPQPKNLKSPVYEKLDSKKQGYQVVKKEDLTLIKMNGTRKRVFNFFMHYGDLFNVRIETILEEQDPESIVSCHHITISDPEKGEGDADDAPAEFEHGVKNTVDALKEINFGTSDDPHPIYISSCITPEEEKEYVDLLLEFKEVFAWNYSKIPDLDPRVAVHNLSVKRETKPVKQTQRRFRPELIPLIENEINRLIETGFIREVK; encoded by the coding sequence ATGAATCGAATACTCATTGATGGGGGATCTGCTGTCAATATCATGTCCGTACGTGCTATGAAAGAACTAGGAATATCAAACGATGAACTCTCCCAGAGCCGCCTCATGATCCAAGGATTCAACCAAGGGGGGCAAAGAGTGATTGGTCTCATAAGGTTTGAATTGCTCATTAGTGAGTTGTTTTCGAGTGCGTTATTTCATATTATTGACACCAGAACCTCTTATAACATGCTCCTGGGAAGACCCTGGATTCAtgagaatgaaattataccaTCTAATCTTCATcaatatttcaaatattatCGAGACGGTATAGTTAGAAAAGTTACTACCGATGATAAACCTTTCACGGAAGCCGAGACTCACTTTGTCGATGCCAAATTTTAtcttcaaaaagaaacaaaaggaaaagagtcAACAAGGGAAGAAAGTCAAGATTCCAAAGTACCCATTTTACGTTATATTCCAAGATCAAAGAGAGAAGAAGGTCAAACTTCTTTTGTCAGGAATGACACATTAAATGTTTCACTTACCAAAATAGAGCCtgttaaaagtgaaaaaatgacCTTGCAAGGGTTTGTCTGTCCTAAAGAAGAACCGGCAGTAGAACATTACTCACTACCAACTAATCGGATTCAAGAAGGTTTTGATCCAAACGCATATCAACTTCTTGCTAAGACGGCTTATAACCCCAATGAGAAGAATGCATTGGACAAACTCCCTCCTGAAGTAACTGGCGAGAAGACTTACGGATTGACACCTACGcagaaaatgttgaaagaaaGAGGCTATAACGTTGAGAATTCATCGATGGGTCTTGGTTATCAACCGTCCTCTCCTGTTCGTATAATGATCAAAAGGGCAAGTTGTAATTATGTGAACGAAGAAATGGAGGTCACAAGCCGAAAGAGTTATGTTTTCGACAGATTGAAAAATAAGTCAAAGCGTACTTCTGTGTTCGACAGACTCGACCCGCAGCCGAAAAATTTGAAATCGCCCGTCTATGAGAAATTGGACAGCAAAAAACAAGGGTACCAAGTTGTCAAGAAAGAAGATCTTACTCTAATAAAGATGAATGGTACGAGAAAAagagttttcaatttctttatgCATTATGGAGACTTGTTTAATGTAAGGATCGAAACCATCCTTGAAGAACAGGATCCGGAAAGTATTGTTTCTTGCCATCATATTACGATCAGTGATCCTGAAAAAGGAGAAGGAGATGCAGATGATGCTCCCGCTGAATTTGAACATGGAGTAAAAAATACAGTCGATGCGCTAAAAGAGATTAATTTTGGCACAAGTGACGACCCTCACCCAATTTACATAAGTTCTTGTATAACTCCTGAAGAAGAGAAAGAGTATGTTGATTTGCTGCTCGAGTTCAAGGAGGTCTTTGCCTGGAATTACTCAAAAATACCTGATTTGGATCCAAGGGTCGCTGTTCATAACTTGTCGGTCAAGCGAGAAACAAAACCTGTCAAGCAAACTCAGAGACGTTTTCGACCCGAATTGATTCCTTTGATAGAAAATGAGATAAATAGATTAATTGAAACTGGATTCATACGAGAAGTAAAATAG